The Arachis hypogaea cultivar Tifrunner chromosome 19, arahy.Tifrunner.gnm2.J5K5, whole genome shotgun sequence genome has a window encoding:
- the LOC112779557 gene encoding protein CHUP1, chloroplastic — MIMENRTMRRTFSNMIGDEKGMKPLMLKCGLALALTFGGFLYSHFRTKRIKFPSSIPKCLHSRRGSQANLGRRIKSSSNSCNIHSEGTNTLDSEEICISTVISTNSLAGGHSPRSKHNGDKEKEKDESMLPESAEFGSIITAGRISFKKDVEVPARSSEIASPSTAHGSCSERDDYHEQEIKQLSNVIRVLQERERTLELQLHEYCGIREQETAVMELQNRLKISNMETQMFNLKLETLQSENRRLEAQLADHAKALGELETSKAKVKMLKKKLRYEAEQNKEQIMNLKQKVSKLQDQESKLNREIQAKIGRLKELESETQVLREANMRLEMENSELASRLESTQMLAQAVLEDPEADVHRNENELLREKNESLLKEIEQLQHDRCSDVEELVYLRWINACLRHELRHYQPPAGKTVARDLSKSLSPTSEKKAKQLILEYANSIDGPGNLSCADSESSSQASYMTDSGELDELSPRLENPPVSKSKIYRKLMKLIRGKDKEKDKEKDIDRRRLSRATSREKSFKSLDGGTISPNYGLAGADGMRSEYATPGRNSLDLERTTSLKEEGDRRSRDSKEEDNESLQESSSVNEKSNNLVKYAGALKDSPGNANANAIANADPKRLIVHRRSATYSSF; from the exons ATGATCATGGAGAACAGGACAATGAGAAGGACTTTTAGTAATATGATTGGAGATGAGAAGGGTATGAAACCTTTGATGCTGAAATGTGGTTTGGCTTTGGCACTTACATTTGGTGGATTTCTCTATTCTCACTTCAGAACCAAAAGAATCAAGTTTCCCTCTTCTATCCCTAAGTGCCTACATTCAC GTCGTGGGAGTCAAGCTAATTTAGGAAGACGTATAAAGTCATCATCCAATTCTTGCAATATTCATTCGGAAGGAACTAATACTTTAGATTCT GAAGAAATTTGCATATCCACGGTGATCAGTACCAATTCCCTAGCTGGAGGTCACTCTCCAAGATCTAAACACAATGGagacaaagagaaagagaaagacgaGTCTATGTTACCTGAATCTGCAGAATTCGGATCCATCATCACTGCTGGAAGAATCTCTTTCAAGAAAGATGTGGAAGTTCCAGCAAGATCATCAGAAATTGCGTCTCCATCAACAGCGCATGGAAGCTGTTCCGAGAGGGACGATTATCACGAACAAGAGATCAAGCAACTGAGCAACGTCATCCGAGTCCTTCAAGAACGAGAAAGAACCCTAGAACTTCAATTGCACGAGTATTGCGGTATCAGAGAGCAAGAAACGGCGGTTATGGAGCTCCAGAACAGGTTGAAGATAAGTAACATGGAGACTCAGATGTTTAATTTGAAGCTCGAGACGTTGCAGTCGGAGAATCGGAGACTGGAGGCTCAGCTGGCGGATCATGCGAAAGCTCTCGGCGAGCTTGAGACGTCGAAGGCGAAGgtgaagatgttgaagaagaaattaAGGTATGAAGCTGAACAGAATAAGGAGCAGATCATGAACCTTAAGCAGAAAGTTTCCAAGTTGCAAGATCAAGAATCCAAGTTGAATCGAGAGATTCAAGCCAAAATTGGAAGGCTAAAGGAACTTGAATCTGAGACTCAAGTGTTGAGGGAAGCTAATATGAGATTAGAAATGGAAAATTCTGAATTAGCTTCCAGATTGGAATCTACTCAGATGCTTGCACAAGCTGTTCTAGAAGACCCTGAG GCAGATGTCCATAGAAACGAAAACGAGCTCCTTCGAGAGAAGAACGAGAgcttgttgaaggaaatagagcAGTTACAACATGATAGATGTTCAGATGTGGAGGAACTAGTTTACTTGAGATGGATAAATGCATGCTTAAGGCATGAACTAAGGCACTACCAACCGCCGGCGGGAAAAACGGTGGCGCGTGACTTAAGCAAAAGCTTAAGTCCTACGTCGGAGAAGAAAGCCAAGCAGCTTATACTTGAGTATGCAAACAGCATTGATGGACCAGGGAACCTTTCTTGTGCTGATTCCGAATCTTCTTCCCAGGCTTCTTATATGACGGACTCCGGCGAGCTTGACGAGTTATCGCCTCGTCTGGAAAACCCGCCGGTAAGCAAGTCAAAGATCTATCGAAAGCTAATGAAGCTTATTCGCGGTAAAGataaagagaaagataaagaaaaagatataGATCGACGCCGGCTCAGCCGAGCCACGTCAAGAGAAAAATCATTTAAATCTCTAGATGGTGGCACTATTTCTCCGAACTACGGCTTGGCTGGAGCCGACGGAATGAGAAGTGAGTATGCAACTCCGGGTAGAAATTCGTTGGACTTAGAAAGGACGACGAGTTTGAAGGAGGAAGGAGATAGGAGGAGTCGAGATTCCAAAGAGGAAGATAATGAATCTTTACAAGAATCTTCATCGGTTAATGAGAAATCTAACAATTTGGTTAAATATGCTGGAGCTTTGAAAGATTCTCCTGGAAATGCAAACGCAAATGCCATTGCCAATGCCGATCCAAAAAGGCTCATTGTACATAGAAGATCGGCAACATATAGTTCATTTTAA
- the LOC112777663 gene encoding GDSL esterase/lipase APG, which produces MKNFVVVFFTYYVLLILAYSGYAQDTTTLVPAIITFGDSVVDVGNNDYLPTIFKANYPPYGRDFVNHQATGRFCNGKLATDITAETLGFKSYAPAYLSPEASGKNLLIGANFASAASGYDENAAILNHAIPLSQQLEYFKEYQSKLAQVAGSAKSASIIKDALYLLSAGSSDFVQNYYVNPWINKAFTPDQYSSYLLDSFTSFIKGLYGLGARRIGVTSLPPLGCLPAARTLFGFHENGCVSRLNTDAQGFNKKINSAASSLQKQLPGLKIVVFDIYKPLLDLVQSPAKSGFVEARRGCCGTGTVETTILLCNPKSPGTCPNATQYVFWDSVHPSQAANQVLADSLLLQGISLIS; this is translated from the exons atgaagaactTTGTTGTTGTGTTCTTTACTTATTATGTGTTGTTGATCTTGGCATATTCCGGGTATGCACAAGATACAACAACACTTGTTCCGGCAATCATAACGTTCGGAGACTCCGTCGTCGATGTCGGAAACAATGACTATCTCCCAACTATCTTTAAAGCAAATTACCCTCCTTATGGGAGGGACTTTGTTAATCACCAAGCTACAGGGAGGTTTTGTAATGGCAAACTAGCTACTGATATTACTG CTGAAACACTAGGATTCAAGAGCTATGCACCAGCATATCTGAGTCCAGAGGCATCAGGGAAGAACCTCTTAATTGGTGCAAACTTTGCTTCAGCTGCATCTGGTTATGATGAAAATGCTGCTATTTTGAAT CATGCAATTCCATTGTCACAACAATTAGAATATTTCAAGGAATACCAAAGCAAACTGGCACAGGTGGCTGGAAGTGCCAAATCAGCTTCAATAATCAAGGATGCATTGTATTTATTGAGTGCTGGAAGTAGTGATTTTGTGCAAAATTACTATGTTAACCCTTGGATCAACAAGGCCTTCACTCCTGACCAATATTCATCTTACCTTCTGGATTCATTCACAAGCTTCATTAAg GGGTTGTATGGATTGGGAGCAAGGAGAATTGGAGTGACATCACTGCCACCATTGGGTTGTTTACCAGCAGCAAGAACTTTATTTGGTTTCCATGAGAATGGATGTGTGTCAAGACTCAACACAGATGCTCAAGGATTCAACAAGAAGATTAACTCTGCTGCTTCAAGCCTTCAAAAACAACTTCCTGGCCTTAAGATTGTTGTCTTTGATATTTACAAGCCTCTACTTGACCTTGTTCAGTCCCCTGCAAAATCTG GTTTTGTGGAGGCAAGGAGAGGTTGCTGTGGAACAGGGACAGTGGAGACAACAATCCTGTTGTGCAATCCAAAATCACCAGGAACTTGTCCTAATGCAACCCAATATGTCTTTTGGGACAGTGTCCATCCTTCACAAGCTGCTAACCAAGTTCTTGCTGATTCTTTGCTTCTACAGGGCATTTCTCTTATCTCATAA
- the LOC112779219 gene encoding F-box/FBD/LRR-repeat protein At4g26340, with amino-acid sequence MGKRKPKKSGKESTRTTTTQKIDLISNLPDFLLFHILSFLPTRCAMATSVLARRWRHLWKDLLVLDLDNSEESPYYLSGGRDRFIAFVDSVFAQRTASHVEKLRLTCEIPIDKRKSSKTWFRSVVGPHLKELYLDLSLHHNKGYGRVKLPVKVLTSTSLESLVLRGRMYLAVYEGFGWVRLPSLKNLELDLDCVDPNYVICSCRALENLKLTLREAFPTKSWETAELHMPRTLKRLTLIQADTEEDLNDIQELAINTPLLEYLSITLWARCLQVSISDDYPNMVEAHLDIDQDQEQVGWVLELFKALRQTKLLDLKLSTMECLLRASPFELPEFSRLVNLELEIPYFDSGFMIELLHNCNMLQVLTLHNREKVSTLELEEPNYWKLPMKDPDCVISHLKIFEFKGYQDSADEHAFAAYLLERGPILETMKIHAEPSLGRKYKKRIHKELSRVPRSSKTCQLKVIT; translated from the exons ATGGGAAAACGGAAGCCAAAGAAATCAGGAAAGGaatcaacaagaacaacaacaacccaAAAAATAGACCTAATCAGTAACTTACCGGATTTCTTGCTTTTCCATATTCTCTCGTTCCTCCCAACAAGATGTGCCATGGCCACCAGCGTCCTGGCTCGCCGGTGGCGCCACCTCTGGAAGGATCTTCTAGTCTTGGATTTAGACAATAGCGAAGAGAGTCCTTATTATCTGTCCGGAGGGAGAGATCGATTTATTGCTTTCGTCGACTCTGTTTTCGCTCAGCGCACGGCTTCCCACGTCGAGAAGCTTCGCCTCACCTGTGAAATACCTATAGataaaaggaaaagctccaaaacATGGTTTCGTAGTGTTGTTGGTCCCCACCTCAAAGAGCTGTATCTCGATTTATCTCTCCATCACAACAAAGGATATGGAAGAGTCAAATTGCCGGTAAAGGTATTAACCAGTACATCACTCGAGTCCCTTGTTTTGAGAGGTCGTATGTATTTGGCTGTTTACGAAGGATTTGGATGGGTTCGATTGCCATCTCTCAAGAACCTAGAGTTGGATCTAGACTGTGTGGACCCGAACTATGTTATATGCAGTTGCCGGGCTCTTGAAAATCTCAAGCTCACTTTACGTGAAGCATTCCCAACTAAGTCATGGGAAACTGCTGAACTCCACATGCCTCGTACGTTGAAGCGTTTAACCCTAATACAGGCTGACACTGAAGAAGATCTTAATGATATTCAGGAACTTGCGATAAACACCCCGTTACTCGAATACCTGAGTATCACATTATGGGCAAGATGCTTACAGGTTTCAATTAGCGATGATTATCCCAACATGGTGGAAGCTCATCTTGATATTGATCAAGACCAAGAGCAGGTTGGTTGGGTGCTTGAGCTTTTCAAGGCACTCCGCCAAACCAAACTGTTGGACTTGAAACTTTCCACTATGGAG TGCTTGCTTCGTGCTTCCCCTTTTGAGTTGCCGGAATTTTCCCGTTTAGTTAATCTAGAGCTTGAAATTCCATATTTCGACTCTGGATTTATGATAGAATTGCTTCATAACTGCAATATGCTTCAAGTTCTCACTCTTCATAACCGGGAG AAAGTTTCCACATTGGAACTTGAGGAACCTAATTATTGGAAACTGCCAATGAAGGATCCTGATTGTGTTATATCACATCTcaagatttttgaatttaaaggatATCAAGACTCTGCAGATGAACATGCATTTGCTGCATATCTTTTAGAGAGAGGACCTATTTTGGAGACAATGAAAATCCATGCTGAACCTAGTCTTGGCCGAAAGTATAAAAAGCGCATCCACAAGGAATTATCTAGGGTACCAAGGAGCTCCAAAACATGCCAATTAAAAGTTATAACCTGA